The following is a genomic window from Acidobacteriota bacterium.
GGCGCACCCGATGAGGCGCAGGGAATTCACGCCCCGGGCGAAAACCCTCGCCTGCTCCCAAGACATCCGGGACAGCGGGCGTTTCGATCGATCCTCCCGCCCTCGACTCCCGGGCACGGGGAGCATTCCCTTCGTCGGGTCCTCCGGCCCCTCGCCCGGCACCGACAACGTCCTGTCCTCCCGGCGCCCTATTTTCGACCCTTGTCTTCCGTCAGGGAATCCAAGTGGCCCGAATACCTGGCCACCGTCTCTCTCACCCCGCCGGGCATCGCATTCCCCGGAGCGGTCGCCGGCTCCGGGCCCTTTTGAATCTTGTCGTTCAGCACGAAAATCCAGACCGCGAACAGCAGCGCGTAGATGACGCCGAACATGGCAATCGACCCGCCCACGTGCGCAGGCGTAAGATTCTGGGACACCGCCTCGTTCGTTTTCAGGAGGTTGTAGACGATCCAGGGCTGGCGCCCCACCTCCGCCGCCACCCAGCCGAGCTCGTTGGCGACGAAGGGGAGGCCGACGGAAAAGACGAAGATCCAGAGCAGCCATCGTTTCCCGAACAGCGTCCCCCGCCGGTAACACCAGAGCCCGTAGAGCGTCAGGACGATGAAATAGGCCCCCAGCCCCACCATGATGTGAAACGATTGGAACGGAATCCCCACCGGGGGCACGTCGGGCTCGAACTGATCCAGGCCGGCCACCGGCGTCTGGAGGTCGCGGTGCGCCAGCAGGGTGAGCATCCCCGGAATCGTGAGGCCGTAGCGCACGACCCGGGCCTCGCTGTCGGGGACCCCGAAGACATGAATGGCCGTGGGCCCCTCCCCGGTGTCGTAGATCCCTTCCATCGCCGCAAGCTTCGCCGGCTGGTGGCGCGCGACCATGACCGCCTGGGAATCCCCCGATACGACGATGGCGAGCGAGGCCGCGGCGCCCACGAAGAGGGCGGGCACGAAAGACCGGCGCGCGAAATCAACGTGCCGTTCCTTGAG
Proteins encoded in this region:
- a CDS encoding cytochrome ubiquinol oxidase subunit I, whose protein sequence is MDVVMLSRLQFAITIMFHYIFPPLAIGMGVFLVYLEARYLKTRDIRYETAAKFWTRIFALNFALGVASGIVMEFQFGTNWAVYSRYVGDVFGSALAAEGIFAFFLESGFLALLVFGWDKVSAKVHFFATLMVALGSIFSALWIVVAGSWQQTPAGFVIRDVATPAGIVQRAEITDFWSVVFNPSAMDRLVHVLIGALIVGSFFILSISAYYLLKERHVDFARRSFVPALFVGAAASLAIVVSGDSQAVMVARHQPAKLAAMEGIYDTGEGPTAIHVFGVPDSEARVVRYGLTIPGMLTLLAHRDLQTPVAGLDQFEPDVPPVGIPFQSFHIMVGLGAYFIVLTLYGLWCYRRGTLFGKRWLLWIFVFSVGLPFVANELGWVAAEVGRQPWIVYNLLKTNEAVSQNLTPAHVGGSIAMFGVIYALLFAVWIFVLNDKIQKGPEPATAPGNAMPGGVRETVARYSGHLDSLTEDKGRK